taaacaaaaagtacaaacaATAGACTTTTTTCTTAatagcaggtaaacacaggtgttgtcaatgatactaattaaggttgtGTTCCATTcgggtcaaacagagtcagggtgctgctgtggagcATGTCGGCTCACTGGGAAGACTCTGCTGCACTAAACGGAACTGggccttaattagtataattggcAACGCCTGTGTTGAccttactatttcatgtcaaaatggctgcccTGAAGACAAGATAACAGCCAAGTACTCAGCCAGCTAACCACACATCCACAGCCCGTCTCTCTAAATTCCAACACTTTCCGACAGCACGTAAACGCAGCAGAGCCGTTTAAGTGCCACAGACAGGTTCACGAGCTAACTGTAGCTATGTTCAGGAGTAAGTCTGCCTGGTTTTCAGGCAGTGTGTCACAGGCATGTCAAAACTTTTGGAGTAAGTAACCTGTTATCAGGTCATGGTCATTATACCAGCTTTATTTTAGCTAAAGTAACCACCTGCTAAATATTgttgactttatttattaatttagctAGTTGATGGCTAGTATGCTCATGAAACCATTAAATAACAAATCTAGTGTGGGGATCTCTTGATTTACCTTCCACGTGTTACACTTTGTTTTGGTATTTTGCACTATCTTTGTGGTTATAACATATGTTTCTTGTAGTATCAGAGGGTGGGATCATTGCTTGCTGGAGAAAAGCAGATTACCTTTTCAGTGAGGATGCCACATGTCCTGACACTCTGAGGTGAGCTTGATaggaatctaaaaaaaaaaaaaaaaagctgcatatTTATCATCTAGCAGattatttgtaaatgttttccCTTCTGCTTTCAGGATATTTGAGAGCAAAGATTATCTCTGGAACAGGGTGGTGGTTTTTCACTGcttgtttctgtccacctgtgAGAAGCGCCAGAGCGTAAAGTCTGTGAGCATTGGTCATTATGTGCTGCCTCCAGCCTCGGTGCAGGACGGTGAGGACCACTATATGTTATTGATTTGTTGTGAACCATACTAAATCAGTGGTTTCCAACCTTTAGGTCCTGAGATAGATCTAAggggaaaatgtatttcatcttagctttttttccccccctataAAATACTGAGTAGTGTCGCCTCCTTAGACCTCTAGAAACTATTCAGAGGGACCGGTCACT
The Larimichthys crocea isolate SSNF chromosome VIII, L_crocea_2.0, whole genome shotgun sequence genome window above contains:
- the terb2 gene encoding telomere repeats-binding bouquet formation protein 2 isoform X2, which codes for MFRSKSAWFSGSVSQACQNFWISEGGIIACWRKADYLFSEDATCPDTLRIFESKDYLWNRVVVFHCLFLSTCEKRQSVKSVSIGHYVLPPASVQDALNHLTQTHQKVKNLCVVLCGTIQRVTCLQDTSAWTTCRNIQVICVISIPGVSIASTVKPIAACHKHKQTYK